In Periplaneta americana isolate PAMFEO1 chromosome 3, P.americana_PAMFEO1_priV1, whole genome shotgun sequence, the following are encoded in one genomic region:
- the LOC138696716 gene encoding uncharacterized protein, producing MASTSKLLLVSFYLFLSMELFVTDVTASLEDITAFRETLEKNQPDYEAGAELKQVLIRDNQKLIDNLKEIESQKKAGNVDHELAQSTLDLMTSIEENGHKFGKMEASNAMKAVFSYRQYKTAFREIKSYV from the exons ATGGCTTCCACATCTAAACTTCtgcttgtttcattttatttgtttctgAGTATG GAGCTGTTTGTTACAGACGTTACAG CCTCTTTAGAAGACATAACTGCATTTAGAGAAACACTGGAGAAAAATCAACCTGATTATGAAGCGGGTGCAGAACTGAAGCAGGTGTTGATAAGAGACAACCAGAAACTAATCGATAACTTGAAGGAAATTGAAAGTCAAAAGAAAG CTGGAAATGTGGATCATGAATTAGCTCAGAGCACATTAGACTTGATGACTTCAATTGAAGAGAACGGCCATAAGTTTGGAAAAATGGAGGCTTCGAATGCAATGAAAGCTGTATTCTCTTACAGACAATATAAGACAGCTTTTAGAGAAATTAAAAGTTATGTATGA